A section of the Mastomys coucha isolate ucsf_1 unplaced genomic scaffold, UCSF_Mcou_1 pScaffold15, whole genome shotgun sequence genome encodes:
- the LOC116091875 gene encoding interleukin-36 alpha: MNKDKQLSAATPWFRHIQDLSSRVWILQNNILTAVPRKEQTVPVTVTLLPCQYVDTLEKNRGDPMYLGVKIPQSCLFCTKNGEQPVLQLGKGNIMEMYHQKEPVKASLFYHKKSGITSTFESAAFPGWFIAVCSKGSCPLFLTQELGKTFITDFEMILVH, encoded by the exons ATGAATAAGGATAAAC AGCTAAGTGCAGCAACACCTTGGTTTAGACATATTCAGGATCTTAGTAGTCGTGTGTGGATCCTTCAGAATAATATCCTCACTGCAGTCCCAAGGAAAGAGCAAACAGTTCCAG TCACTGTTACCTTACTCCCATGCCAATATGTGGACACTCTTGAGAAGAACAGGGGGGATCCCATGTACCTGGGAGTGAAAATCCCTCAGAGCTGTCTGTTCTGCACAAAGAATGGGGAGCAGCCTGTGCTGCAACTTGGG AAAGGGAACATAATGGAAATGTACCACCAGAAGGAACCTGTAAAAGCCTCTCTCTTCTATCACAAGAAGAGTGGTATAACATCTACATTTGAGTCTGCAGCCTTCCCTGGTTGGTTCATCGCTGTCTGCTCCAAAGGGAGCTGCCCACTCTTTCTGACCCAAGAACTGGGGAAAACCTTCATCACTGACTTCGAAATGATTCTTGTGCATTAA